ACCGGTTAGATATTATCAACTTATCTTACGTTAGCAAGTTAGCTAAACTTAAGTTAAAGTTTGCCATCTTTTAGTCGCATTTtgacatgaaataaatgaaaacggaGACTGAGCAGGCACAACAATGCCATAGTTTTTATCAACTTAGCCATCTGACAGACTAGATAACCAAGCTAAAGTTGTTGGCTGTAACATTACAGCTTGtgacatacaaaaacacataaaaaacacttcaacacTTTCAGCATGTTGTGAAACAAAGAATACATCCATATTTTGACACAATTTTAGGAACATTTGGTGGGCATAAAACCTATTTGCAAAATGTTCAGCTTGCAACATAGCCGAGGCTAGCACTTTATTTGCAACTCACTACATTATTTGATCCAAACGTTGTGACACTGTATCGCCAGATTAGCCCAACAAAGTCGGAATCACCCTGTATGTCATCAGTGACTGTTGTGAATATCTAACTGTGAACTGTGCAGGAAGCAGTCCTTAGTAGTAAAAAAGGAATTTCATTCACTTGTTCTTCAAAAAAATGTCAGCAGTCCATACATTGATCCCAACAAAGTTTCCATTTGCAGAAAACAGcagagctagccaatagaagcacaagagTTATACAGTGATGTCACCACTTTATCTTACCGCATTTAAGGTAGGGAggagaaactccttctggaagGGATTTTGGGATTTTAGAGCGATCCACCTGTAAAAGGATCATGCTAGTTCTATTCAATGctgatttttatttatcaaaccaTGACAATGACATGCTTGACTGTCATTAAAAACAGGTTTTAGGCTTGCACTTTGTTGAGGTTTGACTGATTTGGTCCCAGTTTGCAGGTTTCAAATTACAAAAGCGCCTTTTAACTAACATCGTCTTTAATTAAACTTGATCTTTATAACAGGTTAAGTGATCTTGTTGTTGACTGAACATGTATGACGTCTCTAACTTTAGTGTGACAGCTCTGCTTAATGGACCAGCAGCTTGGAGGTGCTGCAGGTATCTCGTTAGAGGGGGGGCCGAGTTCATGTCATTAAAACTTGCAGCTCTATGCAAGTGAATATCCTCATATTATGATGAGGTGGTTCTCTACAAATCAAAAGGCTCTTCTGCCTCTGTTTGGTAATGTTGAATGTCGCACTGCCCTGAGTTTCTACTCTGTCCAGTTGTAAGCAAAGCTTTGAGTTTCCCAAGCCCCTTGGTGCCCTGGCTCGGGACACCCTACCAGAGCTGCTCTCCCCCACTGGATTGACTGCATGCTCTTCTTGGCAGCCAAACAGCCAGGGGAGGATCAAGATGACCGGGCGGCTGAGATAAGGGCAGCATAAAGTTCCCCACATTACCTCACCCGATAAGGAAActagcagagagagaggcaggctGGGAGGAATCCTCTGGACGAACAGTGGTGCACAGAGACGCAGAAACACTTCGTTGGGGTTTTAGTGGTCTGGGTGGAACTTGGACCACCAGAGGCCTTTTGAAGTCGACAGATGCCTCAACATAATGATCCTtagtagaaataaaaacatgtgcacagacttttaaaatgtcctgGATGTAAAGAAGACCCCAGACTATTGGTTCTTTCAAGGATTTACAAGAGCAGTTGGTGGATGATACAAACATCTCCAACACGGGAGAGCAAGCTTCCATCCTGCCAATTCAAATAGACTTTAGAAAGGTGTAAACAACTTTAGGAGAGTCTACTTCAGCACCGATGGCGGGGAAACCTCTGGAGAGTCTTATGTCAGTTTCAGTAAACCATCAGCTTGTGTCCAACTCCGCTGCTCAGCCCCGGAGGCAGCAGCCTGGCAGGGGGGTCAGCCCAGcatccctgcacacacacaggcagagcaCACGCAGGAAGTGGGTGAGTCTGAAACATTCAAAAGGACCCTCGTTACAGGAGCCAGGGGATATTGCACGATGGTTGGAATTATTACCGCCATAATTACCAAGACTAACATTAAAGTATTAATGAATGCTAAAAAAAGATCAAACTGACTGATGCTcttgagtaaaaaaagaaaatcattttcacATTGAACCTTTCAGCAATTcattgtgtcaaaataaaacgtgtagcaacatgtgttttgaaattatgaaaaatgatgatatattttacatatatacCTTTTTTTGAAAGTAAGTAAAAGGATGTTTCTTAATGTTCCATTGTTAAATCGATTTTTCATTTAAGGAATTTTCTCTATTTctagatttgatttgatttgattgtttcCCCCTGTGCTGCAGGCGCAGTCTATGTTTGGGTCCAGGTTAAACTCTGGTTCTTGTGGTCAGTCTGCAGTCCGGGCCGGGACACTGAGGGGTCAGCACTCTCCAGAAAATGCAGCGCGAGAGAGGAGCCGTGTTCGTAACCTACGACAGGCTTTCCACAGCCTTCAGGTACACTGGACATACATCAGTCACTTCCCAGCATTCTCCTTCATTCTTTGACACTCCCTGCACATTTGTGCTTCATCACCTGCTTCCAGTAAGTGTTGAATTCACATTTATGAATTAATTCTGAACAATGAGAGGCTACAGAAACCTAATTTAACAACAAAGCTTAAACCTTAACAACAGGTAgcataacaaaaatacataaactgttCTTTATTTGGTCATTTGAATTAGCATAAACCAAGACTCCACAATCCCTCCTTATTAGGTGGACTGCTTCACAGTATGTGTCACAGGGATATGATTAAAAGCAGCTAGTTTAAAAGTCTTTATTTGTGGAACATTTCTCAGAGTTAATGTCTGAATGATTTCCACCCTGTCAGTCAGCCCCATAATCCCAGAGAGCTTCGAGAGAGTGGTCTTGGGTCACCTTAAGTCCAGCCTATCCCCCACACTTTGCCCCCATCAGTTTTCACATTGTCCCAATAGGTCAACAGAGGATGCCATATCCATAGTTCTTAACCTTGCCCTCGATCACATGCACAATAACAACACCTACAATAGGATGTTATtccaggtttcaaggtttcaaggttatTCCTTGATTTTAGCTCTGCACAGTTCAACAGTCATCCCCTCTAGTCTTCTTACAACATGGTGCACTGACAACAACCTTGCGCATTTCACCACCAAGACCAAGAGCTCATTGTGGTCTACTGGAAAcaggcccggccctgaccaTTGTTCTGCCCTAGGCATGAGTTTagcccccaccccaccccaaaTCATGCGCCCAATCAAATAATGTGGAGTGCCTTTGGGGGCACTGTACGCACTGTTTATGGCCTCTGTACGCAATGTAGGTGTAGTTTCAAACATcgttaatagtttttttttttaaatgtggactttttcacattttttgtttctccAATTTACGGCGCCCCCCCATGGATGGACGCGcccttagcattcgcctataTGCCCAGGGCCGTCCCTGACTGGAAGACCAGAAGATGTAACCACACCCTTATAAACATAAATGGATCTGAGGTAGAACGAGTCTTAATCTAACATTTCCTCTTAAAATGCACAACGCCTGTAGTTTTTTGCGGAGGCTGAAGAAAAGCCCACCGGTCTGCTCTGATCCAGGAGAACGTTTACCACTGCATCTCAGTGTGGTATGgcagctgctgacaggaaggCCCTGCAACCGGTTGTAAAAACTGCTCAACACAGCATTGGTGTCCCACTACCTTCCATTGCTGACCACCAGTGTACACGGTGTCTGCGATGTGCTAACAGCATCATCAAAGACCCCTCACATCCACGGACTGTTTGCCCTCCTCCCATCAGGGAGCCTTAGCTCCACCACCAGCAGGTTCAGGAACAGTTTTTTCTCGCAACACCATAACCCTGCTCAACTATCAAACTCAGAACTAGCCCATTTTTCCCTCCCCCACCAAGGCTCTTGAACTCCAGTACCAGCCCACCTCCACACTCCactttttttgctgcttttcaaCCAACCCGGAgacggagctggagccggagctggagccgataaagatccagtttttcgtgtttccaccgcagcggcgcCGGTTTCAAGCGCCAAAAAAacggatctttctggccccattcggctgcccggcaagatccaatgctaaccaatacgtcacgcttacttcggaggggggagattaacctgagcaataacagttcatggcgagtacaagttgtaacaagctgtagcgctgagcaaagtgactacaacgcgaccacacacttataaacacacactttataatgTCAAGCAGCACTAATCAGGTTTAATGAGCATCCGTTCaatgttattgatcattgtgaagagcaggcagatgttttcctgatgttttgtattattgcagctatcggatggaatcaaaGCATGAGCTACACAGATTGCCATCAGAAGTTAAATCAGAAtgaaaactacgccggtaaaatatgtgtgtagaaaacggcttataccacaataggatagcaaaGTAGTCAAGGTAGTCAGAGTAGCTTcacttgctatgctaacatcacctgtctaatgccagagacactttcataacagcgttgtgatgccaaacagcatcagttcagactgaaacacatctACTGATGGGGAGGGGGGCATGCATCAGCCGCTTGTGTGACAGACAAACAATGAATATGAATCATAAGAGGCCACTCGGCTTCtgagcagtggaaacacaaggggtggtacaggctagaaccagaaaagcgccagaaaagcaaaagatcggatcttgaaccggatccggtttggtggaaaagtcCCTGAAATATGGGAAAGGTCCCTGAGTGTGAGGTGCTGTGGATTGGAGCCCAATGACATTCACATTGTCATAAGGCTCCAATCCACAGCACCTCACACTCAGGGACCTTTCCCATATTTACAATATCTGTATTTAGTTTGTATGATTAATTAAGTATTAAATATCCATTACAACTGTTTTTAACTTTATGTGCCTAAACcaggcccggccctgaccaTTGTGCTGCCCTAGGCATGATTTTAGCTGGcgcccaccccccaccccaaatCATGTACCGCACCAGTGCAtgattaattatattttacttcACCACATTTATCTTATAGCTTAAGCTActagttactttaaaaatgtggatttattaAAACTCATaagata
The sequence above is drawn from the Eleginops maclovinus isolate JMC-PN-2008 ecotype Puerto Natales chromosome 15, JC_Emac_rtc_rv5, whole genome shotgun sequence genome and encodes:
- the LOC134877159 gene encoding transcription factor 24-like — protein: MAGKPLESLMSVSVNHQLVSNSAAQPRRQQPGRGVSPASLHTHRQSTRRKWAQSMFGSRLNSGSCGQSAVRAGTLRGQHSPENAARERSRVRNLRQAFHSLQAALPSVPPDTKLSKLDVLVLATNYIAFLTETLGQGRTLAEHTLPPQPGGYLHPVKKWPMRSLLYCGSVAELLSGVPVNQTPIPGRDGTYPLTPHQEVNKE